Proteins found in one Fusarium oxysporum Fo47 chromosome V, complete sequence genomic segment:
- a CDS encoding uncharacterized protein (expressed protein): MSKVIMKKALLELDPQADALLILQCPNLQQIHEPIEQEISAEKKAVEISSSQKQQADAMGPPATKDEMASLQPYLQDGHPNHIEFRVSAKHLCLASPVFRKMIQGEYQESKPNNKGMLEIKASDWNAEAFLTVLDIIHSHHDSVPGNLPMDAIAQVGVIVDYYDCREVVQIFFESWRQSITNFSGYSLWPFHENVIDDVGYFGHDETIVLFLARTFAHTPCFKGLTRSAILKTFGLIETCLPIPAQILEKINHMRCELIDELFSQLYSLQEDLVVGRVGCTLECSCRLLGYLMKQMRERNLPMEKPSEPFPGYSVVSVVKLIRGIKTPNWRTHKSLDPCKLEKSLGLYQNGKDLGIAVPGLDLEDFR; this comes from the exons ATGTCCAAAGTCATAATGAAGAAAGCActgcttgagcttgatcCGCAGGCAGATGCCCTGTTGATTTTACAGTGTCCGAATTTGCAGCAGATTCATGAGCCAATAGAACAAGAAATATCAGCGGAAAAAAAGGCCGTCGAGATCAGCTCGTCTCAAAAACAACAAGCCGATGCTATGGGGCCACCGGCGACCAAGGATGAAATGGCATCGCTACAACCATACCTGCAAGATGGCCATCCGAACCATATTGAATTTCGCGTCTCTGCCAAGCATCTCTGTCTCGCATCGCCAGTCTTCAGAAAGATGATCCAAGGGGAATACCAGGAGTCAAaacctaataataaaggaatGTTGGAAATCAAAGCCTCCGACTGGAATGCTGAAGCCTTCCTCACAGTGCTTGATATTATACACAGCCATCACGACAGCGTACCAGGCAACCTACCAATGGATGCCATAGCGCAAGTTGGGGTCATTGTCGACTATTATGACTGCCGGGAGGTCGTGCAGATATTCTTCGAATCCTGGCGACAATCGATAACAAACTTTTCAGGATACTCACTCTGGCCTTTTCACGAAAACGTTATCGACGATGTGGGGTATTTTGGCCACGATGAGACAATTGTTTTGTTCCTCGCCAGGACATTTGCACATACACCATGCTTCAAGGGACTAACAAGATCCGCAATACTCAAGACGTTTGGACTTATCGAAACATGTCTGCCGATTCCAGCTCAAATCCTTG AAAAAATAAATCATATGCGCTGCGAGCTCATAGATGAGCTGTTTTCCCAATTGTACAGCTTGCAAGAAGACCTTGTTGTAGGACGCGTTGGCTGCACTCTAGAATGCTCTTGCAGACTTCTTGGATATCTCATGAAACAAATGCGGGAGAGGAATCTTCCAATGGAAAAGCCCAGTGAGCCTTTTCCAGGTTACAGTGTTGTTTCTGTAGTGAAGCTCATTCGTGGCATCAAGACTCCTAACTGGCGCACCCACAAGAGTCTCGATCCCTGTAAGCTCGAGAAGAGCTTGGGCCTGTATCAGAACGGGAAAGACCTAGGCATTGCTGTGCCAGGTCTAGACCTAGAAGACTTCCGGTAA
- a CDS encoding Alpha/Beta hydrolase protein, translating into MITAYTWMCSFALGDHTDTKEGEFDPMESPPPWAMWLRVPTLRVIADAFATYSNWNAPRQSRAIWLNSTLGAKTQRQAIRVDVYEPFHRDPCTDRRPAIINFHGGGVTVGRGTDDATWASHLVTNLGATVFSVNYRLAPEYSFPTHVEDCVDAIAQIYEQADVLGIDPNHLVISGFSAGGGLGLAAWVLLNNAEEWGYKIPLPIPKIAGLALFYPSLDQTVSKTRKREGLPRQDLLLPKGLTDIFDAAYLKPVPISERGDIRLSPSLMPDDLVERLPPVYLCLCEHDMLTAEGIAFSKRLEDHSIEVYVRVIPDARHGWDKAPTPADTVAQAYNEVSELIRKWLE; encoded by the exons ATGATCACGGCTTATACATGGATGTGCTCTTTCGCCTTAGGTGATC ATACAGACACCAAGGAAGGCGAATTCGATCCTATGGAAAGCCCGCCGCCTTGGGCTATGTGGCTTCGAGTTCCTACTCTGCGTGTAATAGCTGATGCGTTCGCTACCTACTCCAACTGGAATGCTCCTCGCCAAAGCCGAGCCATCTGGCTCAATTCCACGTTAGGAGCCAAGACGCAGCGACAAGCAATCAGAGTCGATGTGTACGAACCATTTCACCGAGACCCTTGCACAGACAGGCGTCCGGCCATTATCAATTTCCATGGCGGTGGAGTGACCGTGGGAAGGGGAACAGACGATGCCACCTGGGCGAGCCATCTCGTGACCAACTTGGGTGCTACTGTCTTCTCCGTGAACTATCGTCTTGCGCCGGAGTATTCCTTTCCGACACATGTTGAGGACTGTGTCGATGCCATTGCCCAGATCTACGAGCAAGCCGATGTGCTTGGTATCGATCCAAATCACCTGGTCATCAGCGGATTTTCCGCGGGTGGCGGTCTGGGTCTGGCTGCTTGGGTCCTCCTCAACAACGCTGAAGAATGGGGCTACAAGATACCGCTCCCTATCCCCAAAATTGCTGGTCTTGCTCTATTCTATCCTTCGCTGGATCAGACTGTGTCCAAGACCCGGAAACGCGAAGGGCTCCCAAGACAGGATTTACTGTTGCCCAAAGGTTTAACTGACATCTTTGACGCTGCCTATCTGAAGCCAGTACCAATTTCTGAACGAGGTGACATCCGGTTATCACCTTCGCTTATGCCTGACGACTTGGTAGAACGACTGCCTCCAGTCTATCTCTGCCTCTGTGAGCACGATATGCTTACCGCAGAGGGGATCGCATTTTCTAAACGTCTTGAGGATCATTCGATTGAGGTTTACGTACGGGTCATTCCTGATGCACGGCATGGGTGGGATAAAGCACCAACCCCGGCAGACACAGTTGCGCAGGCATATAACGAGGTTTCAGAGCTTATAAGAAAGTGGCTAGAATAA
- a CDS encoding lipoxygenase: MATEAPLAPRPPQLTLDEILNSKVNYAVEDDPLEVWDKGVFLNELLRQGIVLNTDKTGALDGKLVARKGLETGTYMGTRLALTELYKILEEAAASHFDTQGFEPIFPVKRDLALKQSTYQWSDPSDCYPPHLNTLPQDEQQSLDGAPRKDGVGQIFNETERNFVIKIASMFSFIIPKELSSTDGPYVGPTLADVEKWSKDNQPKAESADDQSAKPNGAVVNGVKQSQNADIMKGRNMGEHADWYSDAKFAQQHFSGVNPSTIETAPAEKIKAYIAEAEKQGLDAVKKLLEEGKDLLIQDYSYFREATGVKDDEEFCNTIKNPDPAGQPSYRYAAASVIIFQLHEDGRLHPLAITLDYKGSLDNSVTIFNQRLNPDDEGKIAEKDDWPWRYAKTVAQTADWARHEVATHLVDTHMIEEAIIVATNRTIPERHILYEILSPHWFRTLALNDAARKLLVPLVIARISGFGSGPKPDPKVGAFGLVNWSYKNFNFQDKYIPNDLKKRGFDIEGEMGDKYRNYPYATDMYLLWGIIREFVKSVLETKYTSDDVVAKEACIADWCKEIQTSGQIPTFPTITTVDQLIDAVTMCIHTASPQHTAVNYLQDYYYSFVPSKPPALCTPLPKSLQDLQGYTEQHLTDALPIGTKDAKWKDWLLAAQLPELLSFKVEDRYNLITYAKSLYNVNKDRTITENKELNSEAIKDAAEIFYSRLKNAGLAFDYISAIQTPGSIEYPVLQPEVTAVSILI; this comes from the exons ATGGCAACAGAAGCTCCTTTAGCACCTCGTCCTCCTCAGTTGACATTGGACGAGATTCTCAACTCCAAAGTCAACTATGCTGTCGAAGACGATCCTTTGGAGGTCTGGGACAAGGGCGTCTTCCTGAATGAGCTTCTCAGACAGGGTATCGTCCTTAACACTGACAAGACTGGCGCTCTCGATGGCAAGCTTGTTGCGCGCAAGGGCCTTGAAACGGGTACCTATATGGGCACTCGCTTGGCCTTGACTGAGCTGTATAAGATCCTCGAAGAAGC CGCTGCCTCTCATTTTGACACCCAGGGATTTGAGCCCATCTTCCCCGTCAAGCGTGATCTTGCTCTTAAGCAGAGCACCTACCAATGGAGTGACCCCAGCGATTGTTATCCTCCCCATCTGAACACCCTTCCTCAGGATGAGCAACAAAGCCTGGATGGCGCCCCTAGAAAAGACGGCGTCGGTCAGATCTTCAACGAGACCGAGAGGAACTTCGTCATCAAGATTGCTTCCATGTTTTCCTTCATAATCCCCAAGGAACTCTCATCTACCGATGGTCCCTACGTCGGACCAACTCTTGCAGATGTTGAGAAGTGGAGCAAGGACAACCAGCCAAAGGCCGAATCTGCTGATGACCAGAGCGCGAAGCCCAATGGTGCTGTTGTTAATGGCGTCAAGCAAAGCCAGAACGCAGACATTATGAAGGGCAGAAACATGGGTGAACACGCTGATTGGTATTCTGACGCCAAGTTTGCGCAACAGCACTTCAGCGGTGTTAACCCATCGACCATCGAGACTGCTCctgctgagaagatcaaggcttACATtgccgaggcagagaagcaagGTCTTGACGCGGTGAAGAAGTTGCTCGAGGAAGGCAAGGATCTTTTGATTCAGGATTATTCCTACTTCCGCGAGGCCACTGGCGTCAAGGACGACGAAGAGTTCTGTAACACGATTAAGAACCCCGATCCTGCTGGACAGCCTAGCTATCGGTACGCAGCGGCTTCGGTGATCATTTTCCAGCTCCACGAGGACGGTCGCCTTCACCCATTGGCCATCACTCTCGACTACAAGGGCTCTCTCGATAACTCAgtcaccatcttcaaccagAGATTGAACCCTGATGATGAGGGCAAGATCGCTGAGAAGGACGACTGGCCGTGGAGATACGCCAAGACCGTTGCCCAAACAGCTGACTGGGCACGACACGAGGTTGCTACCCACCTCGTCGACACGCATATGATCGAGGAGgccatcatcgtcgccaCCAACCGCACCATTCCCGAGCGTCACATTCTCTACGAGATCCTCAGCCCTCATTGGTTCCGAACGCTCGCTCTCAACGACGCTGCACGCAAGCTTCTCGTTCCCCTTGTCATTGCTCGCATCTCCGGGTTTGGCTCTGGACCTAAACCTGATCCCAAGGTCGGCGCTTTCGGACTGGTTAACTGGTCGTACAAGAACTTCAACTTCCAGGATAAGTACATTCCCAACGATCTCAAGAAGCGAGGCTTTGACATTGAGGGTGAGATGGGTGATAAGTACCGCAACTATCCCTATGCTACTGATATGTACCTCCTCTGGGGTATCATCCGGGAATTCGTCAAGTCTGTTCTTGAGACGAAGTATACTTCGGATGATGTCGTTGCTAAGGAAGCTTGTATTGCCGACTGGTGCAAGGAGATTCAGACCAGCGGCCAGATCCCTACCTTCCCAACCATCACGACCGTTGATCAGCTCATTGATGCTGTAACCATGTGCATCCACACAGCATCACCCCAGCACACAGCTGTCAACTATCTCCAGGACTACTACTACAGCTTCGTTCCATCCAAGCCTCCAGCGCTCTGCACACCTCTACCCAAGAGCCTCCAGGACCTTCAGGGCTACACCGAGCAGCATCTCACCGATGCTCTTCCCATCGGTACCAAGGACGCCAAGTGGAAGGATTGGCTTCTCGCTGCACAGCTGCCTGAGCTGCTGAGTTTCAAGGTTGAGGACCGATACAACCTCATCACCTACGCCAAGTCCTTGTACAATGTTAACAAGGACCGCACCATTACTGAGAACAAGGAGTTGAACTCAGAGGCTATCAAGGATGCGGCTGAGATTTTCTATAGCCGACTCAAGAATGCGGGTCTGGCGTTTGACTATATCTCTGCGATACAGACTCCGGGCTCTATTGAGTATCCTGTTCTTCAGCCAGAGGTTACTGCTGTTTCTATCTTGATTTAG
- a CDS encoding catalase-like domain-containing protein, whose amino-acid sequence MSTQVIYPNTGVTSTPGQTSKPAPNVSSTETQPPKDQLPQDLVNAMQAIFGKHPGYRTTHAKGLLVEGTFTPTEEAKTLSTAAHFNNSSTKVIARFSVGGGLPHVADVADGATPKGVAIRFQIDENTHTDLISHSFNGFATRNGEDFLTFLKLFGADGFTEAQLKKAKASGGDYSKEQKLYDQAHAAFLSFLGKPEHRSAAVFVTSEKPNPHNYGTITYYEPNTHILTNKDGGITNVRYRLDPADGEHLYPNKTPEDKEVLAKLGNDYLEDDLRQRFPDKPIVLTIQAHVAGPDDVLDDATKPYQSKTFIPVGKLEINKVSDDNAAKQQQIAFHPNPEKGGIQGIKSSDDPLIQARKGVYWISSDQRRHEKQVE is encoded by the exons ATGTCCACTCAAGTCATCTACCCAAACACTGGTGTGACCAGCACGCCAGGCCAGACATCCAAACCTGCCCCAAATGTTTCTTCAACTGAGACTCAGCCGCCAAAGGACCAGCTCCCTCAGGACTTGGTCAATGCTATGCAAGCAATCTTTGGCAAGCATCCAGGATACCGAACAA CTCATGCCAAAGGTCTTCTCGTGGAGGGCACCTTTACGCCAACAGAAGAGGCCAAGACGCTTTCCACAGCTGCTCACTTCAACAACTCTTCAACAAAGGTAATTGCGAGGTTCTCTGTGGGTGGCGGTCTGCCTCATGTTGCGGACGTGGCAGACGGCGCTACACCCAAGGGTGTTGCCATTCGCTTCCAGATTGACGAGAACACTCACACTGATCTGATCAGTCACTCGTTCAACGGGTTTGCAACTCGCAATGGCGAAGACTTCTTGACcttcctcaagctctttggcGCCGATGGTTTTACTGAGGCGcagctcaagaaggccaaggctaGCGGCGGTGACTACTCCAAAGAGCAGAAGCTTTACGATCAAGCTCACGCTGCGTTTTTGTCTTTCCTTGGAAAGCCTGAGCACAGGTCGGCTGCAGTTTTTGTGACCTCTGAGAAGCCCAACCCTCATAACTACGGAACCATCACGTATTACGAGCCCAACACTCATATCTTGACCAACAAGGACGGCGGCATCACCAACGTCCGGTATCGTCTTGACCCGGCTGACGGGGAGCACCTCTACCCTAACAAGACTCCCGAGGATAAGGAGGTGCTTGCGAAGTTAGGCAACGACTATTTAGAGGATGACCTCAGGCAACGCTTCCCAGACAAGCCAATCGTGCTCACCATTCAAGCACATGTAGCTGGCCCTGATGATGTGCTAGATGACGCTACTAAGCCATACCAGAGCAAGACGTTCATCCCCGTTGGCAAATTGGAGATCAACAAGGTTTCGGACGACAATGCTGCTAAACAGCAGCAGATCGCATTTCATCCTAACCCGGAGAAGGGAGGTATACAAGGCATTAAGTCGTCTGACGATCCTTTGATCCAAGCACGGAAGGGCGTTTACTGGATCAGTTCGGATCAGCGAAGACATGAGAAGCAGGTTGAGTAG